One Neoarius graeffei isolate fNeoGra1 chromosome 16, fNeoGra1.pri, whole genome shotgun sequence DNA segment encodes these proteins:
- the cldnk gene encoding claudin k, with product MATTGMQLLGLIMSIIGWVCGFLVCVLPMWRVTAFIGNNIVTAQITWEGLWMNCIVQSTGEIQCKVYDSMLALPSDMQAARGLTMLSILLCTLALALGILGIKCTKCVGQPSLEARLARIAGILFAVAGFLYLVPVCWTAHSIIKDFYNPYVAAPHKRELGPALYLGWGGSGLLLIGGSLLYAGSSPPGIPSSPTFSSGESSPRRAGGNTQVKGYV from the coding sequence ATGGCGACGACGGGCATGCAGCTCCTGGGATTGATCATGTCCATCATCGGCTGGGTGTGCGGCTTCCTGGTGTGCGTGCTGCCCATGTGGCGCGTCACAGCCTTCATTGGCAACAACATTGTGACGGCGCAGATTACGTGGGAGGGCCTGTGGATGAATTGCATCGTGCAGAGTACTGGTGAGATCCAGTGCAAAGTGTATGACAGTATGCTGGCACTACCCAGTGACATGCAGGCAGCGCGTGGCCTCACCATGCTGTCCATCCTGCTCTGCACCCTGGCACTGGCCCTCGGCATACTGGGCATCAAGTGCACCAAGTGTGTGGGTCAGCCGAGCTTGGAGGCACGGTTGGCTCGCATCGCTGGTATACTCTTCGCCGTTGCCGGGTTCCTCTACCTCGTACCTGTGTGCTGGACGGCCCACTCTATCATCAAGGATTTCTACAACCCATACGTTGCGGCGCCGCACAAGCGTGAACTCGGTCCTGCGCTCTACCTGGGTTGGGGAGGCTCGGGCCTGCTGCTCATTGGCGGATCTCTGCTCTATGCTGGCTCCAGCCCACCTGGCATCCCCTCATCGCCTACCTTCAGCAGCGGAGAAAGCAGCCCGCGCCGGGCTGGGGGAAACACACAGGTCAAAGGTTACGTTTAA